Proteins from a single region of Pseudomonas sp. 10S4:
- the dbpA gene encoding ATP-dependent RNA helicase DbpA: MTTIATAFNTLPLSAAMLANLDSLGYAQMTPIQAQSLPVILKGMDLIAQAKTGSGKTAAFGIGLLNPINPRFFGCQALVICPTRELADQVAKELRRLARAEDNIKILTLCGGVSFGPQIGSLEHGAHIIVGTPGRIQQHLRKGSLVLHGLNTLILDEADRMLDMGFYDSIEEIIAQTPERRQTLLFSATYPSGIKQLAAKFMRNPQIVKAEAFHDDTQIEQRFYEISPDERMSAVTKVLGHFRPASCVAFCYTKQQVQETVDHLTSKGISAVGLHGDLEQRDRDQVLAMFSNRSTSVLVATDVAARGLDIDALDMVINVELARDSEIHIHRVGRTGRAGEKGIAISLVAPSEAIRAQAIEKLQQSPLNWDQIDNLTSQGGGPLLPVMSTLCIGAGRKDKVRPGDILGALTGDAGIPGAQVGKIAIFDFQAYVAVERGIAKQALQRLNDGKIKGRSLRVRIL, from the coding sequence GTGACCACCATCGCCACCGCTTTTAATACTTTGCCGCTGTCCGCCGCCATGCTGGCTAACCTCGACTCCCTCGGTTATGCCCAGATGACGCCGATCCAGGCGCAAAGCTTGCCGGTGATCCTCAAGGGGATGGACCTGATCGCGCAAGCCAAGACCGGCAGCGGCAAGACCGCTGCCTTCGGTATCGGTCTGCTGAACCCGATCAATCCGCGCTTCTTCGGTTGCCAGGCGCTGGTCATCTGCCCGACTCGCGAGTTGGCTGACCAGGTTGCCAAGGAGCTCCGTCGTCTGGCCCGCGCCGAAGACAACATCAAGATCCTGACATTGTGCGGCGGCGTGTCCTTCGGCCCGCAGATCGGCTCGCTGGAGCACGGCGCGCACATCATCGTCGGCACCCCGGGCCGCATCCAGCAGCACTTGCGCAAAGGTTCGCTGGTGCTGCACGGCCTGAACACCCTGATCCTCGACGAAGCCGACCGCATGCTCGACATGGGTTTCTACGACTCCATCGAAGAAATCATTGCCCAGACCCCGGAGCGTCGCCAGACCCTGTTGTTCTCGGCCACCTACCCGTCGGGCATCAAGCAATTGGCCGCGAAGTTCATGCGCAACCCGCAGATCGTCAAAGCCGAAGCGTTCCACGACGACACGCAGATCGAACAGCGTTTCTACGAAATATCCCCGGACGAGCGCATGAGCGCCGTGACCAAAGTGCTCGGTCACTTCCGCCCGGCGTCTTGCGTGGCGTTCTGCTACACCAAGCAGCAGGTTCAGGAAACCGTTGATCACCTGACCTCCAAAGGCATTTCCGCCGTCGGCCTGCATGGCGATCTGGAACAGCGTGACCGCGACCAGGTGTTGGCGATGTTCTCCAACCGCAGTACTTCGGTACTGGTTGCCACCGACGTAGCCGCCCGTGGTCTGGACATCGATGCGCTGGACATGGTGATCAACGTCGAACTGGCCCGTGACTCGGAAATCCACATCCACCGTGTTGGCCGTACTGGCCGCGCCGGTGAGAAAGGCATTGCGATCAGCCTGGTGGCGCCGTCCGAAGCCATCCGCGCGCAAGCCATCGAGAAGCTGCAACAGTCGCCGTTGAACTGGGATCAGATCGACAACCTCACCTCCCAGGGTGGCGGTCCGCTGCTGCCGGTGATGAGCACGTTGTGCATCGGCGCTGGCCGTAAAGACAAGGTTCGCCCGGGTGACATTCTCGGCGCACTGACGGGCGACGCGGGTATTCCGGGCGCTCAGGTGGGCAAGATTGCGATCTTCGACTTCCAGGCGTATGTGGCTGTGGAACGCGGGATCGCCAAGCAAGCCTTGCAGCGTTTGAACGACGGCAAGATCAAGGGCCGTTCGTTGCGCGTGCGTATCTTGTAA
- a CDS encoding substrate-binding periplasmic protein, whose amino-acid sequence MPRLHRAFALIGLLLLTQYAAAEKLRLVADAWPPFTDATLVNGGLATDIVSTALARAGYASDFEQVPWARALLGVGEGRYDVLVNAWYNDERTKLGQFSDEYLLNRVRFIKRKDAPIEYNNLQQLHTYPIAVVRGYAYSSEFDEDAALQKVPVHNFAMAVRMLAADRVKLTLEDEYVARYYLARESAKVRNSVEFLPKPLSENSLHILVSLKNPEHEQIVAGFDREIAAMKADGSYERLMKQHGM is encoded by the coding sequence ATGCCGCGATTGCATCGAGCTTTTGCTTTGATTGGATTGCTGTTGCTGACTCAGTACGCGGCAGCGGAAAAGCTGCGTCTGGTGGCCGATGCCTGGCCGCCCTTTACCGATGCCACGCTGGTCAATGGTGGGTTGGCCACGGACATCGTCAGTACCGCGCTGGCCCGGGCCGGCTATGCCAGCGATTTCGAGCAGGTGCCCTGGGCGCGAGCCTTGCTGGGGGTGGGCGAGGGTCGTTACGACGTGCTGGTCAACGCCTGGTACAACGACGAGCGCACCAAGCTTGGCCAGTTTTCCGATGAGTACTTGCTCAACCGCGTGCGCTTCATCAAGCGCAAAGACGCGCCGATCGAATACAACAACCTTCAGCAACTGCACACCTACCCGATCGCGGTGGTGCGGGGTTACGCCTACTCATCGGAATTCGATGAGGATGCAGCGTTGCAGAAAGTCCCTGTACATAACTTCGCCATGGCCGTGCGCATGCTCGCGGCCGACCGGGTCAAGCTGACCCTGGAAGATGAGTACGTCGCCCGCTACTACCTGGCGCGTGAATCGGCCAAGGTGCGTAACTCGGTCGAATTTTTACCCAAGCCGCTGAGTGAAAACAGCCTGCATATTCTGGTCAGCCTGAAGAACCCGGAGCATGAGCAAATTGTGGCGGGTTTTGATCGGGAGATTGCGGCGATGAAGGCGGATGGGAGTTATGAGCGGTTGATGAAGCAGCATGGGATGTGA
- the mdtD gene encoding multidrug transporter subunit MdtD: MPNRPPLDPVTARWLPWVVAIAFFMQSLDGTILNTALPAMALDLAENPLRMQGVIIAYMLTVALLIPASGWIADRFGTKKIFFGAILLFSLGSLLCALSPNLTMLIGSRVIQGLGGALMLPVGRLVVLRAYPRSELVRIMGFITIPGLLGPLMGPTTGGWMVQYLSWHWIFLVNLPVGLIGCYAVWKFIPDLRGTERTRFDGVGFLLFGASMVLITIAMEGLGELHLPHLRVMLLLVAGMACLAAYWLRAGRIDNPLFSPSLFKTRTFAVGILGNLFARLGGGALPFLVPLLLQVALGYSPSQAGMSMLPLSAAAMLAKWVARPIIERLGYRIVLTGNTLFLGIMLAAMGLVSEQTPYWLLLAMLSILGAINSLQFTAMNTVTLIDLDDASASSGNSLLSVVAQLSLGLGVACAGALLGGFTAEVGNDGVDTVLGAFQLTFVTVGIMAMLAATIFSQLSKEDGRRAKRPEEHIEP; this comes from the coding sequence ATGCCCAACCGCCCGCCCCTCGACCCTGTCACCGCCCGCTGGTTGCCGTGGGTCGTGGCCATTGCCTTCTTCATGCAGTCCCTTGACGGGACGATCCTCAACACGGCCCTGCCGGCCATGGCCCTGGACCTCGCGGAAAACCCGCTGCGCATGCAAGGCGTGATCATTGCCTACATGCTCACCGTTGCCTTGCTGATCCCCGCCTCGGGCTGGATCGCCGACCGCTTCGGCACCAAGAAAATCTTCTTCGGCGCGATCCTGTTGTTCAGCCTCGGCTCACTGCTCTGCGCCCTGTCGCCCAACCTGACGATGCTGATCGGTTCGCGGGTCATTCAAGGTCTGGGCGGCGCCTTGATGCTGCCGGTGGGCAGGCTGGTGGTGCTGCGGGCTTACCCGCGCTCGGAGCTCGTGCGGATCATGGGCTTCATCACCATTCCCGGACTGCTCGGCCCATTGATGGGGCCAACCACCGGCGGCTGGATGGTGCAATACCTGTCGTGGCACTGGATCTTTTTGGTCAACCTGCCCGTGGGGCTGATCGGCTGCTACGCGGTGTGGAAATTCATCCCGGACCTGCGCGGCACCGAGCGCACCCGTTTCGACGGCGTCGGCTTCCTGCTGTTCGGTGCCTCGATGGTGCTGATCACCATCGCCATGGAAGGCCTCGGTGAACTGCACCTGCCGCACTTGCGCGTGATGTTGTTGCTGGTGGCCGGCATGGCGTGTCTCGCGGCGTACTGGCTGCGTGCCGGGCGCATCGACAATCCATTGTTCTCGCCGTCACTGTTCAAGACCCGGACCTTCGCTGTCGGCATCCTCGGTAACCTGTTCGCCCGACTCGGCGGTGGTGCATTGCCGTTTCTGGTGCCGTTGCTGCTGCAAGTGGCACTGGGTTATTCACCGTCACAGGCCGGGATGAGCATGCTGCCGCTGTCGGCAGCGGCAATGCTGGCCAAGTGGGTAGCGCGGCCGATCATCGAACGTCTGGGTTACCGCATTGTGCTCACCGGCAACACGCTGTTTCTGGGGATTATGCTGGCCGCCATGGGCCTGGTCAGCGAACAGACACCGTACTGGTTGCTGCTGGCGATGCTGTCCATTCTCGGCGCGATCAACTCCCTGCAGTTCACCGCGATGAACACCGTCACCCTGATCGACCTCGACGATGCCAGCGCCAGCAGCGGCAACAGTTTGCTGTCGGTGGTCGCGCAGTTGTCCCTGGGCCTTGGCGTGGCTTGCGCGGGTGCGCTGCTGGGCGGCTTCACGGCAGAGGTCGGAAATGATGGTGTGGACACCGTACTGGGCGCGTTCCAATTGACCTTTGTGACCGTCGGCATCATGGCGATGCTGGCCGCGACGATCTTCTCGCAACTCTCAAAGGAAGACGGACGGCGTGCCAAGCGTCCGGAAGAACACATAGAGCCTTAG
- the yccS gene encoding YccS family putative transporter codes for MSSTPFSQSLRRLWALDKFSYSVRVFIALTGSMAVCWYQDEMGLLIPLFLGIIASALAETDDSWQGRLNALAVTLVCFSIAAFSVELLFPYPIIFIIALALAAFGLTMLGALGERYGAIASATLILSVYTMIGVDQRGGAVTDFWHEPVLLVAGAAWYGLLSVLWQAMFSNQPVQQSLARLFRELGFYLKLKSSLFEPIRQMDVEARRLELAQQNGRVVAALNVAKEIILHRVGNGRPGSKVSRYLKLYFLAQDIHERASSSHYPYNALADAFFHSDVMFRCQRLLRQQGKACRALAESIQMRQPFVYDASFAEALSDLHASLEHLRIQSNPAWRGLLRSLRALAANLGTLDRLLSDASNPDALADATDSSLLDRSPRNLKDVWIRLRTQLTPTSLLFRHALRLPLALSIGYGMVHLIHPSQGYWIILTTLFVCQPNYGATRRKLGQRIIGTAIGLTLAWALFDLFPSPLIQSCFAIAAGVVFFINRTTRYTLATAAITLMVLFCFNQVGDGYGLFLPRLFDTLLGSLIAGLAVFLFLPDWQGRRLNKVLANTLTCNSIYLRQIMQQYAAGKSDDLAYRLARRNAHNADAALSTTLANMLMEPGHFRKEADVGFRFLVLSHTLLSYLSGLGAHRETQLPPDVREQLIDGAGVSLAASIDEIAQGLASKLPIAIQSDEEEALANTLEQMPDEIDEGQRLVQTQLALICRQLGPLRTLAAHLIKDTSEG; via the coding sequence ATGTCATCGACCCCTTTTAGTCAGTCTCTGCGTCGTCTCTGGGCGCTGGATAAATTCAGCTACAGCGTGCGGGTGTTCATCGCCCTGACCGGCAGCATGGCCGTTTGTTGGTATCAGGATGAAATGGGGCTGTTGATCCCGTTGTTCCTGGGCATCATCGCCAGCGCCCTGGCCGAAACCGACGACAGTTGGCAGGGCCGCCTCAACGCGCTGGCCGTAACGCTGGTGTGTTTCAGCATCGCCGCGTTCTCGGTCGAATTGCTCTTCCCCTACCCCATCATATTTATCATCGCCCTGGCGCTTGCCGCCTTCGGCCTGACCATGCTCGGCGCCCTCGGCGAACGCTATGGCGCAATTGCCTCGGCGACGCTGATTCTGTCGGTCTACACCATGATCGGTGTGGATCAGCGCGGCGGCGCAGTGACTGATTTCTGGCACGAGCCGGTGCTGTTGGTGGCCGGCGCAGCCTGGTACGGTTTGCTCTCGGTGTTGTGGCAGGCGATGTTTTCCAACCAACCGGTGCAGCAGAGCCTGGCGCGGTTGTTCCGGGAATTGGGTTTTTACCTGAAGCTTAAATCGTCGCTGTTCGAACCGATCCGGCAGATGGACGTGGAAGCACGACGCCTGGAACTGGCGCAGCAAAACGGTCGAGTGGTCGCTGCGCTGAACGTCGCCAAGGAAATCATCCTGCACCGGGTCGGCAACGGTCGGCCGGGCTCGAAAGTCAGCCGTTACCTCAAGCTGTACTTCCTTGCTCAAGACATCCACGAGCGCGCCAGTTCTTCGCACTACCCTTACAACGCCCTGGCCGACGCGTTCTTCCACAGCGACGTGATGTTCCGCTGCCAGCGTCTGCTGCGCCAGCAAGGCAAAGCCTGCCGGGCGCTGGCCGAATCGATCCAGATGCGTCAGCCCTTTGTTTATGACGCCAGTTTCGCCGAAGCCCTGAGCGACCTGCACGCCTCCCTCGAGCACCTGCGCATCCAGAGCAACCCGGCCTGGCGCGGTTTGCTGCGCTCATTGCGCGCACTCGCCGCCAACCTCGGCACCCTCGACCGTTTGCTCAGTGACGCCAGCAACCCCGACGCCCTCGCCGACGCCACCGACAGCAGCCTGCTCGACCGTTCGCCGCGCAACCTCAAGGATGTGTGGATTCGTTTGCGCACACAGCTGACGCCGACCTCGTTGCTGTTCCGCCACGCCCTGCGCTTGCCCCTGGCCTTGAGCATCGGCTATGGCATGGTGCATTTGATCCACCCATCCCAAGGTTACTGGATCATCCTCACCACGCTGTTTGTCTGTCAGCCGAACTACGGCGCAACCCGCCGCAAACTCGGCCAGCGGATCATCGGCACCGCCATCGGCCTGACCCTGGCCTGGGCGTTGTTCGACCTGTTCCCGAGCCCGTTGATCCAGTCGTGCTTCGCCATCGCTGCCGGGGTGGTGTTCTTTATCAACCGCACCACCCGCTACACCCTGGCGACCGCAGCGATCACCTTGATGGTGCTGTTCTGCTTCAACCAGGTGGGCGACGGTTACGGGCTGTTCCTGCCGCGACTGTTCGATACCTTGCTCGGCAGCCTGATCGCCGGGCTGGCGGTGTTCCTGTTCCTGCCGGACTGGCAGGGCCGACGCCTGAATAAAGTGCTGGCCAACACCCTGACCTGCAACAGCATTTACCTGCGCCAGATCATGCAGCAATACGCCGCCGGTAAAAGCGATGACTTGGCCTATCGCCTGGCCCGACGCAACGCGCACAACGCCGACGCAGCGCTGTCGACCACGCTGGCGAACATGCTCATGGAGCCGGGGCATTTCCGGAAGGAAGCGGATGTCGGTTTCCGTTTTCTGGTGTTGTCCCACACGTTGCTGAGCTACTTGTCAGGCCTGGGCGCGCACCGCGAGACCCAACTGCCGCCGGATGTCCGTGAGCAGTTGATCGACGGCGCCGGGGTGAGCCTGGCAGCGAGCATCGATGAGATCGCCCAAGGGCTGGCGAGCAAACTGCCGATTGCGATTCAGAGCGATGAGGAAGAAGCGCTGGCTAATACGCTGGAGCAGATGCCGGATGAGATTGATGAAGGTCAGCGCTTGGTGCAAACGCAGTTGGCGTTGATCTGCCGGCAGTTGGGGCCGTTGCGGACGTTGGCGGCGCATTTGATCAAGGATACGAGCGAGGGTTAA
- a CDS encoding TldD/PmbA family protein — translation MFDFHPQLKQRFAALRTGAEFFSLRYVRESGQYLSVRKNVAEPPSLSRDEGAMLTVRVNGVEAYAATNDLSQQGLQAALEKAEQQARRLKPHALLDLSTQVLSSDRADYFSPNFDQPFPSLSDCYQLLGAESAAVPKDERLVNWQVSIGITNVEQIYLSSAGAELRQAQRFVYPSLEVTAYDGSDSQTRTLGRENFGQQGGFDVVSRCGLVGAGPKIADQALQLLLAPNTPQGPRDLLLMPDQMMLQIHESIGHPLELDRILGDERNYAGTSFVKAEDFGSLQYGSKLLNVTFDPDIPEQLASYGHDDDGTAASKQFLIKEGLLLRPLGGALSQFRADMDGVANSRACSWNRAPIDRMANLNIEPGDQPLEKLIGNIENGILMSTNRSWSIDDARNKFQFGCEWGQLIENGELKGVVKNPNYRAISSHFWKNLSAVGDANTVKVLGTPNCGKGEPNQVIRVGHASPACVFSNVDVFGGDA, via the coding sequence ATGTTCGATTTCCACCCCCAGCTCAAGCAGCGTTTTGCTGCGTTGCGCACGGGCGCTGAATTCTTTTCGCTGCGTTATGTACGCGAGTCCGGCCAATACCTCTCGGTGCGCAAGAACGTCGCCGAGCCGCCGAGCCTGAGCCGTGACGAAGGCGCGATGCTGACCGTTCGAGTCAACGGCGTCGAAGCCTACGCCGCGACCAACGACCTCTCGCAACAAGGCCTGCAAGCTGCGCTGGAGAAGGCCGAGCAACAAGCCCGTCGACTCAAGCCCCACGCCTTGCTCGACCTGAGCACCCAAGTGCTCTCCAGCGACCGCGCCGACTACTTTTCGCCGAACTTCGACCAGCCCTTCCCGTCCCTGAGCGACTGCTACCAGCTACTCGGCGCCGAATCCGCTGCCGTGCCGAAGGACGAGCGACTGGTGAACTGGCAGGTCAGCATCGGCATCACCAACGTCGAGCAAATCTACCTCAGCAGCGCCGGCGCCGAATTGCGCCAGGCCCAGCGTTTCGTCTACCCGAGCCTGGAAGTCACCGCCTACGACGGCAGCGATAGCCAGACTCGCACCTTGGGCCGCGAGAACTTCGGTCAACAGGGCGGTTTTGATGTGGTCAGCCGCTGCGGCCTGGTCGGCGCCGGCCCGAAAATCGCCGATCAAGCGCTGCAATTGCTGTTGGCGCCGAACACGCCACAAGGCCCGCGCGACCTGCTGTTGATGCCGGACCAGATGATGCTGCAGATCCACGAATCCATCGGCCACCCGCTGGAACTGGACCGTATCCTCGGCGACGAGCGCAATTACGCCGGCACCAGTTTCGTCAAGGCAGAAGACTTCGGCAGCCTGCAATACGGCTCCAAATTGCTCAACGTAACCTTCGACCCGGACATTCCCGAGCAGCTTGCCAGCTACGGTCATGACGACGACGGTACCGCCGCGAGCAAACAATTTCTGATCAAAGAAGGCCTGCTGCTGCGTCCATTGGGCGGCGCGCTGTCGCAATTCCGTGCCGACATGGACGGTGTCGCCAACAGTCGCGCCTGCAGCTGGAACCGTGCGCCGATCGATCGCATGGCCAACCTGAATATCGAGCCCGGCGATCAACCGTTGGAGAAGCTGATCGGCAATATCGAAAACGGCATTTTGATGAGCACCAACCGTTCCTGGTCCATCGACGATGCGCGCAACAAGTTCCAGTTCGGTTGCGAGTGGGGTCAGTTGATCGAGAACGGCGAGCTTAAAGGCGTGGTCAAGAACCCGAATTACCGGGCGATTTCCTCACACTTCTGGAAGAACCTCAGCGCCGTCGGCGACGCCAACACCGTCAAAGTCCTGGGCACGCCGAACTGCGGCAAGGGCGAGCCAAACCAGGTGATCCGCGTCGGCCATGCGTCGCCGGCCTGCGTGTTCAGCAATGTTGATGTGTTTGGGGGAGATGCCTGA
- a CDS encoding GNAT family N-acetyltransferase — translation MTIEWVCKHHSDLGKEQLYALLKLRAEVFVVEQQCVYQDVDGQDLEGDTCHLMGWDGERLVAYLRLLDPELQGGDVVIGRVVTAPESRGQGLGHEMMDQALKQAEKRWPEVPIYLSAQAHLQGYYGRYGFVVAGEEYVEDGIPHIGMRRS, via the coding sequence ATGACAATTGAGTGGGTCTGCAAACATCACAGCGATCTGGGTAAAGAACAGCTGTATGCCCTTTTGAAACTGCGTGCCGAGGTATTCGTCGTCGAGCAGCAGTGTGTCTACCAGGATGTCGATGGCCAGGATCTGGAAGGCGACACCTGCCATTTGATGGGGTGGGATGGCGAACGGCTGGTGGCGTATCTGCGTTTGCTCGACCCGGAGCTGCAGGGTGGCGATGTGGTGATCGGTCGGGTGGTGACCGCGCCAGAAAGTCGTGGCCAGGGGCTGGGGCATGAAATGATGGACCAGGCATTAAAGCAGGCTGAAAAGCGCTGGCCTGAGGTGCCGATCTATCTCTCGGCCCAGGCGCATTTGCAGGGGTATTACGGGCGGTACGGGTTTGTGGTGGCGGGAGAGGAGTATGTCGAGGATGGCATTCCGCACATCGGGATGCGTCGTTCCTGA
- a CDS encoding winged helix-turn-helix domain-containing protein codes for MDVSKTKSSFYRRLYVAYLIDSGLASSVPALTEVTGMPRRTAQDTIAALADLDIVCEFEQEDGARNHAGRYRIREWGAIDRGWIERNLRQIKAVLEYP; via the coding sequence ATGGATGTCAGCAAGACCAAAAGCAGCTTCTACCGCCGGCTATACGTGGCGTACCTGATCGACAGCGGATTGGCCAGCAGTGTCCCGGCATTGACCGAAGTGACCGGCATGCCTCGGCGCACAGCCCAGGACACCATCGCGGCGCTGGCGGATCTGGATATTGTGTGTGAGTTCGAGCAGGAAGACGGCGCGCGTAACCATGCGGGGCGTTATCGGATTCGTGAGTGGGGAGCGATTGATCGGGGTTGGATTGAGCGCAATTTGCGGCAGATTAAAGCGGTGTTGGAATATCCCTGA
- a CDS encoding NAD(P)/FAD-dependent oxidoreductase, producing the protein MRSTEVVIIGAGAAGLMCALTAAGRGRKVMLLDHANKAGKKILMSGGGRCNFTNMYTEPSNFLSQNEHFCKSALARYTQWDFIGMVAKHGVPYHEKKLGQLFCDNKSSDILEMLLNECDQVGVSLHLDTSIQSIEKLESGYLLDTTLGQLTCESLVIATGGLSIPTLGATGFGYQVAKQFGHDLLPTRAGLVPFTITDQLKELCTELSGTSVDCLVSCNEQSFRENILFTHRGLSGPAILQISSFWESGDTVEINLMPDHDVPTWLQQQQAERPNSELKTLLGEIFTKKMANLLADNWFVSKPMKQYTHAEIADIAEKLASWKVVPAGTEGYRTAEVTLGGVDTNEVSSKTMESLKSPGLYFIGEVLDVTGHLGGFNFQWAWASGYAAAQFV; encoded by the coding sequence TTGCGCTCTACCGAAGTCGTGATCATTGGCGCTGGCGCCGCAGGGTTAATGTGTGCGCTGACCGCCGCCGGGCGCGGGCGCAAGGTGATGTTGCTCGACCACGCTAACAAGGCCGGCAAGAAAATCCTGATGTCGGGCGGTGGCCGCTGCAATTTCACCAATATGTACACCGAACCGAGCAATTTTCTCTCGCAGAACGAACACTTCTGCAAATCCGCACTGGCGCGCTACACCCAGTGGGATTTCATCGGCATGGTCGCCAAACACGGCGTGCCGTACCACGAGAAAAAACTCGGCCAGTTGTTCTGCGATAACAAATCCAGCGACATCCTCGAAATGCTGCTCAACGAGTGCGATCAGGTCGGCGTCAGCCTGCACCTGGACACCTCGATCCAGAGCATCGAGAAACTCGAAAGCGGTTATCTGCTGGACACCACGCTCGGTCAACTGACCTGCGAATCGCTGGTGATTGCCACTGGCGGCCTGTCGATCCCGACCCTGGGCGCGACCGGTTTCGGCTATCAAGTGGCCAAGCAGTTCGGCCACGACTTGCTGCCGACCCGCGCTGGCCTGGTGCCGTTCACCATCACCGATCAGCTCAAAGAGCTGTGCACGGAGCTGTCCGGTACATCGGTGGATTGCCTGGTGAGCTGCAACGAGCAGAGCTTTCGCGAGAACATCCTGTTCACTCATCGTGGCCTTAGCGGCCCGGCGATTTTGCAGATTTCTTCGTTCTGGGAATCCGGCGACACGGTAGAAATCAACCTGATGCCGGACCACGACGTGCCGACCTGGCTGCAACAGCAACAGGCCGAACGCCCGAATAGCGAATTGAAAACCCTGCTGGGGGAAATCTTCACCAAGAAGATGGCCAACCTGCTGGCGGACAACTGGTTCGTTTCCAAACCGATGAAGCAATACACCCACGCGGAAATTGCCGACATCGCCGAAAAACTGGCGAGCTGGAAAGTGGTGCCGGCCGGCACCGAAGGCTACCGTACTGCCGAAGTGACCTTGGGCGGGGTCGATACCAATGAGGTGTCGTCCAAGACCATGGAATCGCTGAAAAGCCCCGGCCTGTACTTCATCGGCGAAGTGCTGGACGTCACCGGGCATCTGGGCGGTTTCAACTTCCAATGGGCCTGGGCTTCGGGTTACGCGGCTGCACAATTCGTCTGA
- a CDS encoding TldD/PmbA family protein: MPDDDFKNQADAFKALVHWLRDAIREPELFTLSYAAESSAFVRFNHAKVRQAGQVQQASVGFKLINEGRHADLNITLSGDAETDVQRLAEGLQQLRETLPLLPPDPYLMLNHNGWQSKNVQDHPLPDTEQVVAEITQAAEGLDLVGFYAAGPISRGFASSSGAFGWHQANSFNFDFSLFHENGQAVKASYAGHDWNSEGFAKRFQQAREQLAFLGRPLRTLAPGQYRAYLAPAAVEEIMGMLGWGGFSAQSIASKGSPLQKLYAGDQSFSTLVSLDEKVSGSLSPAFSGEGYPRSDLGLIVEGKAGAQMVSSRSAAEYGLTANGAGGGEMPSALNMAAGTLPEAEILKQLGTGLYISNLWYLNYSDQPAARLTGMTRFATFWVEHGEIQAPVSTMRFDDSAYSLLGSQLEALTQERELLLSASTYSQRATASAVLPGALVSRLTLTL; encoded by the coding sequence ATGCCTGATGACGACTTCAAAAATCAGGCCGATGCATTCAAGGCCTTGGTCCACTGGTTGCGTGACGCGATTCGCGAGCCAGAGCTATTCACTCTCAGCTACGCCGCCGAGTCCTCGGCCTTCGTGCGCTTCAACCATGCCAAGGTCCGTCAGGCCGGGCAGGTGCAGCAGGCGAGTGTCGGTTTCAAACTGATCAACGAAGGTCGCCACGCCGACCTGAACATTACGCTCTCCGGTGATGCTGAAACCGATGTTCAGCGTCTGGCCGAAGGTCTGCAACAGCTGCGCGAAACCCTGCCGCTGCTGCCGCCGGACCCGTATCTGATGCTCAACCACAACGGCTGGCAGAGCAAAAACGTGCAGGACCATCCGCTGCCGGACACCGAGCAGGTCGTGGCTGAAATCACCCAGGCTGCCGAAGGGCTGGATCTGGTGGGTTTCTATGCCGCCGGGCCGATCAGTCGCGGTTTCGCCAGTTCTTCGGGCGCGTTCGGCTGGCATCAGGCCAACAGCTTCAACTTCGATTTCAGCCTGTTCCATGAAAACGGCCAGGCAGTGAAGGCCAGTTACGCCGGGCACGACTGGAACAGCGAAGGCTTTGCCAAGCGCTTCCAGCAGGCGCGCGAGCAATTGGCGTTTCTCGGTCGGCCGCTGCGCACCTTGGCACCGGGTCAGTACCGAGCTTACCTGGCGCCAGCGGCTGTGGAAGAAATCATGGGCATGCTCGGCTGGGGCGGTTTCTCGGCGCAGTCGATTGCCAGTAAAGGCAGTCCGTTGCAGAAGCTCTACGCCGGCGACCAATCGTTCAGCACGCTGGTCTCGCTGGATGAAAAGGTCAGCGGCTCCCTGAGTCCGGCGTTTTCCGGCGAAGGTTATCCGCGTAGCGATCTGGGCTTGATCGTCGAAGGCAAGGCCGGCGCGCAAATGGTCAGCTCACGCAGTGCGGCTGAGTATGGCCTGACGGCCAACGGTGCCGGTGGTGGTGAAATGCCGAGCGCGTTAAACATGGCGGCTGGCACGTTGCCTGAAGCCGAGATTCTCAAGCAACTGGGCACAGGGTTGTACATCAGCAACCTCTGGTACCTGAACTACTCGGATCAACCGGCGGCGCGACTGACCGGCATGACCCGGTTTGCGACCTTCTGGGTCGAGCACGGCGAGATTCAGGCCCCGGTCAGCACCATGCGTTTTGATGACAGCGCCTACAGCCTGCTCGGTTCGCAGCTGGAAGCGTTGACCCAAGAGCGCGAGTTGCTGCTGTCGGCGAGTACTTACAGTCAGCGGGCGACAGCCTCGGCGGTATTGCCGGGTGCGCTCGTCAGCCGACTCACTTTAACGCTGTAA